One window from the genome of Eucalyptus grandis isolate ANBG69807.140 chromosome 7, ASM1654582v1, whole genome shotgun sequence encodes:
- the LOC108961042 gene encoding uncharacterized protein LOC108961042, producing MESKKIRCLPTLVFSLLLIENVMASRVLAASDPIGKRDKSIPFRVSPPGGTAARGSPPLRDNHWSSVKSDRGEVREPPPGANTMLSGAGRRNKSARSVAVAPTTAKVKVSTAVSPTSATSREQRP from the exons ATGGAGAGCAAGAAAATCCGTTGTCTTCCTACCcttgttttctctctcctcttgatAGAAAATGTGATGGCATCCCGGGTTCTGGCCGCATCTGATCCTATTG GTAAGCGCGATAAATCCATCCCATTTCGAGTAAGTCCTCCTGGGGGGACGGCTGCGAGAGGGAGCCCGCCGCTCAGGGATAACCATTGGAGTAGTGTCAAATCGGACCGCGGGGAGGTCCGGGAGCCTCCGCCTGGAGCAAATACCATGCTTTCGGGAGCGGGCCGACGGAACAAGTCCGCGAGAAGTGTCGCGGTCGCCCCGACCACCGCTAAAGTCAAAGTCTCGACCGCCGTTTCTCCTACAAGCGCCACTTCACGCGAGCAGCGTCCATAG